One region of Leptolyngbya sp. 'hensonii' genomic DNA includes:
- the recR gene encoding recombination mediator RecR, translating to MELVRSQDRLHWYAVNWQAFWEETQTVYTRPLARLIEQLQRLPGIGPKTAQRLALHIIKRPEGEIQALAQALLDAKQQVGVCSICFHLSAEPICEICRSTSRDSHTICVVADSRDVIAIEKTREYRGKYHVLGGLISPMDGIGPEQLHIQPLIRRVNKQNIEEAILAISPSVEGETTTLYIGQLLKPFTRVTRIAFGLPMGGDLEYADEVTLARALEGRRELD from the coding sequence ATGGAACTGGTGCGATCGCAGGATCGACTACACTGGTATGCAGTCAATTGGCAAGCATTTTGGGAGGAAACTCAAACGGTTTACACTCGCCCTTTAGCCCGCTTGATTGAACAACTGCAGCGGCTGCCTGGAATTGGCCCTAAAACCGCTCAGCGATTGGCCTTACACATCATTAAACGTCCTGAGGGTGAGATTCAGGCTCTGGCTCAAGCATTACTGGATGCTAAGCAACAGGTAGGAGTTTGTTCCATCTGCTTTCATCTTTCAGCAGAGCCTATTTGTGAGATCTGTCGATCGACCAGCCGCGATAGCCACACCATCTGCGTGGTAGCAGACTCTAGGGATGTGATTGCGATCGAAAAAACCCGTGAGTATCGGGGAAAATATCACGTTTTGGGAGGTCTAATTTCTCCCATGGATGGGATTGGTCCGGAACAACTCCACATCCAACCCCTGATCCGAAGAGTCAATAAGCAAAATATTGAAGAAGCGATTCTCGCCATCAGCCCCAGTGTTGAAGGAGAGACAACAACCCTGTATATCGGTCAGTTGCTCAAGCCCTTCACAAGGGTTACCCGAATTGCCTTTGGTCTCCCCATGGGAGGTGACCTGGAGTATGCCGATGAGGTAACACTGGCCCGAGCTTTGGAAGGAAGACGGGAACTAGATTAA
- a CDS encoding response regulator, producing the protein MATHKILVIDDSKVIRSRVRDMLPKGNFEVLEAKDGLEGLNLVRQERPNLIMLDFLLPRMSGWEVYQHIEEEHELRLIPLVVMSGRKEEVTEKISEPFEFFEFIEKPFEQKQLVEAIKSAMIKIKRKPPLVTSRSSVPDGYASSTENSADIQALQEKIIAMQQEIDQLKKQMTQIITIIKQKLK; encoded by the coding sequence GTGGCAACTCACAAGATTCTGGTTATTGACGACAGTAAAGTCATTCGTTCTCGGGTAAGAGATATGTTGCCAAAAGGCAACTTCGAAGTTTTGGAAGCCAAGGATGGCCTGGAAGGGTTGAACCTGGTTCGTCAGGAGCGGCCTAACCTGATCATGCTAGACTTCCTGCTTCCTCGTATGAGCGGATGGGAAGTCTACCAGCACATTGAGGAAGAACATGAACTGCGGCTGATTCCTCTTGTAGTCATGTCCGGGCGTAAAGAAGAAGTAACGGAGAAGATCTCGGAACCGTTTGAATTCTTCGAGTTTATTGAAAAGCCTTTTGAGCAGAAGCAATTGGTTGAGGCGATTAAATCCGCCATGATCAAGATTAAGCGGAAGCCACCCCTCGTCACCAGTCGTTCCTCCGTACCCGATGGTTACGCCAGCTCAACCGAAAACTCAGCGGATATTCAAGCGCTGCAGGAAAAAATCATCGCCATGCAGCAAGAAATTGATCAACTGAAAAAGCAGATGACCCAGATCATCACTATCATCAAGCAGAAACTGAAATAG
- the lipA gene encoding lipoyl synthase, with the protein MYHVSPNPSERAKQRSEIEAMPEWLRRPIGKASDISTVQQIIKQRQIHTICEEGRCPNRGECYAQKTATFLLMGPTCTRSCAFCQVDKGHAPMPLDPREPDQVAEAVQLLGLRYVVLTSVARDDLPDQGAGWFVATMTQIRRLSPEAQIEVLTADFWGGSALDLSLSLEERQRQRIATVVAAQPACYNHNVETVRRLQDRVRRGAKYDRSLRVLQAVKDLNPAIPTKSGLMLGHGESQEEVIEAMDDLRSVGCDRLTLGQYLRPSLEHLPVQKYWTPPEFDRLGEIARNLGFTQVQSGPLVRSSYHAGQTPLAHT; encoded by the coding sequence GTGTATCACGTTTCCCCTAATCCATCCGAACGAGCTAAGCAGCGTTCAGAGATTGAGGCCATGCCGGAGTGGCTCCGGCGTCCGATCGGCAAGGCCAGCGACATCTCAACCGTTCAGCAAATTATCAAACAGCGGCAAATTCATACGATTTGCGAAGAAGGCCGCTGCCCCAACCGGGGTGAGTGTTATGCCCAGAAGACGGCTACTTTCCTCCTGATGGGTCCCACCTGCACCCGGAGCTGCGCCTTTTGCCAGGTGGACAAGGGACATGCACCCATGCCCTTGGACCCTCGGGAGCCTGATCAGGTGGCTGAAGCGGTGCAACTCCTGGGGCTGCGCTATGTGGTTCTAACTTCAGTCGCCCGGGATGACCTGCCAGATCAGGGAGCCGGGTGGTTTGTGGCCACCATGACTCAAATTCGACGACTCAGCCCTGAGGCTCAAATTGAAGTTCTGACTGCAGATTTTTGGGGTGGGTCAGCTCTGGATCTGTCTCTATCGCTGGAGGAGAGACAACGCCAGCGTATTGCTACGGTCGTCGCGGCCCAACCTGCCTGCTACAACCACAATGTTGAGACGGTGCGACGGCTCCAGGACCGGGTCCGGCGGGGGGCGAAGTACGATCGTTCGCTCCGAGTATTACAGGCTGTCAAAGATCTGAACCCGGCTATTCCGACCAAATCCGGGTTAATGTTGGGCCATGGCGAGTCTCAGGAAGAGGTGATCGAGGCCATGGATGATCTGAGATCGGTGGGCTGCGATCGACTGACCCTGGGGCAATATTTGCGCCCTTCCCTGGAACATCTGCCCGTTCAGAAATACTGGACCCCTCCAGAATTTGATCGCTTGGGGGAGATCGCTCGGAATTTGGGC